A portion of the Tenacibaculum todarodis genome contains these proteins:
- a CDS encoding tetratricopeptide repeat protein — translation MMKKITHLLTGLFFLAAIGVNAQAQDCNIKYNLFKGNVTTKKYTEAKTQLDGLLTSCPTLSVNIYKYGTKVAESSKDHALVKKLYEMRLANFPNKGTAKAHSDYATYLAKNNLGSEDEIFSILEKAYKISPKDMGVKNIYKYFQGVTDKYKDSDPQKVFNTYDDVMESVGEKLDDYSKKIGKARKDSANLDKRGLRNLRAYKINSKSLGQVEGGLDNIISEIATCPRLIPLLSRDFDANKNDATWLRRSVSRLYNKGCQSDPLFEKMARAYAEAAPSADSYKFLAGVLSNNGDEAGAIQMRQKSFDLETDPFKKAKIKLSFAQQAASAGQKSNARALALEALTFNPNYGKAYLLIANLYAKSANSCGSDEFEKRMVYAAALKMARKAQSVDPGSNAGRYVSSYRASLPSKKLIFQKGVASGSSYRVGCWIGETVRVP, via the coding sequence ATGATGAAAAAAATTACACACTTATTAACAGGATTATTTTTCTTAGCAGCAATTGGTGTTAACGCACAGGCACAAGATTGTAACATTAAATACAACCTTTTTAAGGGAAATGTAACAACAAAAAAATATACCGAAGCTAAAACACAATTAGATGGGTTATTAACTAGCTGTCCTACTTTGTCTGTTAATATTTACAAATATGGGACAAAAGTAGCTGAGAGCTCAAAAGACCATGCGTTAGTAAAAAAACTATATGAAATGCGTTTAGCTAACTTCCCTAATAAAGGAACAGCAAAAGCACATAGTGATTACGCTACGTATTTAGCTAAGAATAATTTAGGTTCTGAAGATGAAATTTTTTCAATCTTAGAAAAAGCCTATAAAATTTCACCAAAAGATATGGGTGTTAAAAACATCTATAAATATTTCCAAGGTGTAACAGATAAATATAAAGATTCTGATCCTCAAAAAGTATTTAACACTTATGATGACGTAATGGAATCTGTAGGAGAAAAATTAGATGATTATTCTAAAAAGATTGGTAAAGCAAGAAAAGATTCTGCAAACTTAGATAAAAGAGGTTTAAGAAATTTAAGAGCTTATAAAATTAACTCTAAATCTTTAGGGCAAGTAGAAGGTGGTTTGGATAACATTATTTCTGAAATTGCAACATGTCCAAGATTAATACCATTATTAAGTAGAGATTTTGACGCTAACAAAAATGACGCAACATGGTTAAGAAGATCTGTTTCTAGATTATATAACAAAGGATGTCAATCAGATCCATTATTTGAAAAAATGGCAAGAGCTTATGCTGAAGCTGCACCATCTGCAGACTCATACAAATTCTTAGCAGGTGTTTTATCTAATAATGGAGACGAAGCAGGAGCTATACAAATGAGACAAAAGTCATTTGATTTAGAAACTGATCCTTTTAAGAAAGCGAAAATAAAATTAAGTTTTGCACAACAAGCAGCTTCTGCGGGGCAAAAATCTAATGCAAGAGCTTTAGCTTTAGAAGCATTAACATTTAACCCTAATTATGGTAAAGCATACTTATTAATTGCAAACCTATATGCAAAAAGTGCTAACAGTTGTGGTAGTGATGAGTTTGAAAAAAGAATGGTGTATGCAGCAGCATTAAAAATGGCAAGAAAGGCACAATCTGTAGATCCAGGTTCTAACGCCGGAAGATATGTGTCTAGTTATAGAGCATCTTTACCTTCTAAGAAATTAATTTTCCAAAAAGGAGTCGCATCTGGAAGTTCTTATAGAGTTGGATGTTGGATTGGAGAAACGGTAAGAGTACCTTAA
- a CDS encoding type III pantothenate kinase, whose protein sequence is MYLIIDVGNTRIKAAVYQNDSLLELVVFDKKRIISEIKKIVKKYTIFKGIISSVATISKFKMDKLKDVLPIVELSHQTKVPFKNNYKTPKTLGVDRIALVSAAVQQFPKENTLIIDAGTCITFDFVTKEGKYLGGAISPGIKMRYKALNTFTSKLPLLENKEIENFIGDSTDTSIHSGIVNGVCNELDGVINQYKKQFNDLTVVLTGGDTNFLAKQLKSSIFATPNFVLEGLHTILIYNSKND, encoded by the coding sequence ATGTACTTAATTATAGATGTTGGAAATACAAGAATTAAAGCAGCTGTTTATCAAAATGATAGCTTGTTGGAACTTGTGGTATTTGATAAAAAAAGAATTATTTCTGAAATAAAAAAAATAGTAAAAAAGTATACTATTTTTAAAGGAATTATATCTTCTGTAGCTACAATCTCAAAATTTAAGATGGATAAATTGAAAGATGTTCTACCTATTGTGGAGCTTTCTCATCAAACTAAAGTACCTTTTAAGAATAATTATAAAACTCCAAAAACACTTGGTGTAGATAGAATTGCATTGGTTTCTGCTGCTGTTCAACAATTTCCTAAAGAAAATACCTTAATTATAGATGCTGGAACTTGTATAACGTTTGATTTTGTTACAAAAGAAGGAAAATACTTAGGTGGAGCAATATCTCCAGGAATTAAAATGCGCTATAAAGCACTAAATACTTTTACGTCTAAACTACCGTTATTAGAAAATAAAGAGATAGAAAATTTTATAGGGGATTCTACAGATACTTCTATCCATTCCGGAATAGTTAATGGAGTTTGTAATGAGTTAGACGGTGTAATTAATCAGTATAAAAAACAATTTAATGATTTAACAGTAGTTTTAACAGGAGGAGATACAAATTTCTTGGCTAAACAATTAAAAAGTAGCATATTTGCGACTCCAAATTTTGTTTTGGAAGGATTACACACAATTTTGATTTACAATTCTAAGAATGATTAA
- a CDS encoding universal stress protein, with amino-acid sequence MKKILIPTDFSDNAWFATKYVLNLFSSEECEFFFLHSTKIGVSMASNISKKLTNVMRENAITDLKHLQERAEKVDSNSKHTFKISESGHDLEQAIEITIENHQIDLVVMGTKGASGLKEVLLGSNTINVINKINDCPVLAVPIMVDILMPEDIGFPSDFNRLYKSELLNPIKGMAKISNSIVRIMHINTEGELSAEQQKNLDALTMYLYRSNVKTSYHLMSNYADKTREIVDFIFDFDIDILAMIRYKHSFLEKLLHEPVIKKLGHHLEIPFLIIPE; translated from the coding sequence ATGAAAAAAATATTAATACCTACCGATTTTTCTGACAACGCTTGGTTTGCTACCAAATATGTTCTAAATCTTTTTTCTAGTGAAGAGTGCGAGTTCTTTTTCTTGCACTCAACAAAAATAGGTGTATCTATGGCATCTAACATCTCAAAGAAATTAACCAATGTTATGAGAGAAAATGCTATAACAGACTTAAAACACTTACAAGAAAGAGCAGAAAAAGTAGATTCAAACTCTAAGCATACCTTCAAAATTTCTGAAAGTGGTCATGATTTAGAACAAGCAATAGAAATTACCATAGAAAACCATCAAATAGATTTAGTTGTTATGGGAACCAAAGGAGCAAGTGGTTTAAAAGAAGTACTCTTGGGTAGCAATACTATAAATGTTATAAACAAAATTAATGATTGCCCAGTTTTAGCTGTACCAATTATGGTAGATATTTTAATGCCAGAAGATATTGGCTTTCCTTCAGATTTCAATAGATTATATAAAAGTGAATTATTAAATCCTATTAAAGGTATGGCTAAAATTAGTAATTCAATAGTTAGAATTATGCACATAAATACTGAAGGTGAATTAAGTGCAGAGCAACAGAAAAACTTAGACGCATTAACAATGTACCTATATAGAAGTAATGTCAAGACCAGCTATCATTTAATGTCAAATTATGCTGATAAAACTAGAGAAATAGTTGATTTCATCTTTGACTTTGATATCGATATTTTAGCTATGATACGATATAAACATAGTTTTCTTGAAAAATTATTACACGAACCAGTAATAAAAAAACTAGGACATCATTTAGAAATTCCATTTTTAATAATTCCTGAATAA
- a CDS encoding OmpA family protein, protein MKNIITLSFILISVSLSYGQETYRAADKVFEKMQYLDAAKMYESKLSKGDYSKELLEKAGDAHYFNTDMAKANKWYDILISDYLNEVDAEYIFRYAHTLQGIGENNAAKKWMKIFAKRAKQNDKRIEDHSEGDVVLENVLSIKPQFRLQNLSINTRNSDFGPMYYKNKLVYSSALDSSYYHERIYNWNNQPYLSFYLGRINAVETDVKFIEEFSENINTKYHEATLAFSPDNQKVYFTRNNYIDELGRDDDGVNHLKLYSAELSVDTLSRTKRKEWRNIKELPFNSENYSVGHPTVSKDGKKLYFVSDMPGTIGATDIFVVDILEDDTYSTPKNLGSKVNTSGREMFPYITNNSLYFASDGHIGLGGLDVFESALTSETFQKPTNLGAPLNSQLDDFSFIIKEKENIGFVCSNREGGKGDDDIYSFERFKAITPVKVEDCQQFVKGYVSNSKTGERIPDATVTLYNEKDVKLSQTQSRINGDYAFNFDLGCSKKHYIKVEKNGYNPNQKIFVTSSISSETIVPLDIETIDELIVEDNGLLKIKIGIIYFDLDKFFIRDDSASELNKIVVLMTKYPKMVINIESHTDSRSKDDYNLELSNNRAQATKNYIISKGISANRINNATGFGETQLINKCSNGVSCTEAQHQLNRRSEFIILKI, encoded by the coding sequence ATGAAAAATATAATAACTTTAAGTTTTATTCTTATTTCTGTTAGCCTAAGTTATGGGCAAGAAACTTATAGAGCTGCTGATAAGGTTTTTGAAAAAATGCAGTATTTAGATGCAGCAAAAATGTATGAATCTAAATTAAGTAAGGGAGATTATTCTAAAGAATTACTTGAAAAAGCTGGCGACGCTCATTATTTTAATACCGATATGGCTAAAGCTAATAAGTGGTATGATATTTTAATAAGTGATTATTTAAATGAAGTTGATGCGGAATATATTTTTAGATACGCACATACTTTGCAAGGTATAGGTGAAAATAATGCTGCTAAAAAGTGGATGAAAATTTTTGCAAAAAGAGCTAAGCAAAATGATAAACGAATTGAAGATCATTCTGAAGGAGATGTTGTTTTAGAAAATGTATTGAGTATTAAACCTCAGTTTAGATTACAAAACTTATCAATTAATACAAGGAATTCAGATTTTGGACCAATGTATTATAAGAATAAATTAGTCTATTCATCAGCTTTAGATTCGTCATATTATCACGAAAGAATATATAATTGGAACAATCAGCCATACTTAAGTTTCTATTTAGGTAGAATTAATGCAGTTGAAACTGATGTGAAATTTATAGAAGAATTTTCTGAAAATATAAACACAAAATATCACGAAGCTACTTTAGCCTTCTCACCAGACAATCAAAAAGTATATTTTACAAGAAATAATTATATTGATGAATTAGGTAGAGATGATGATGGTGTAAATCATTTAAAATTATATAGCGCTGAGTTATCAGTTGATACTTTATCAAGAACAAAAAGAAAAGAATGGCGAAATATAAAAGAATTACCATTTAATAGTGAAAACTATTCAGTTGGTCATCCAACAGTTAGTAAAGATGGTAAAAAGTTGTATTTTGTTTCAGATATGCCAGGAACTATTGGAGCTACAGATATATTTGTTGTAGACATTTTGGAAGACGATACCTACTCAACTCCAAAAAACTTAGGATCAAAAGTAAATACTTCAGGTAGAGAAATGTTTCCATATATTACTAATAACTCATTGTACTTTGCTTCAGACGGTCATATTGGTTTAGGAGGATTAGATGTTTTTGAAAGTGCTTTAACTTCAGAAACATTTCAAAAACCTACAAATTTAGGAGCTCCATTAAATAGTCAATTAGACGATTTTAGTTTTATTATTAAAGAAAAAGAAAACATTGGTTTTGTTTGTTCTAATAGAGAAGGAGGTAAAGGAGATGATGATATTTATTCTTTCGAAAGATTTAAAGCAATAACTCCAGTTAAGGTAGAAGATTGTCAGCAATTTGTTAAAGGTTACGTGTCTAACAGTAAAACAGGAGAACGTATACCAGATGCAACAGTAACACTTTACAATGAAAAAGATGTAAAACTATCTCAGACACAGAGTAGAATAAATGGAGATTATGCATTTAACTTCGACTTAGGATGTAGTAAAAAACATTATATAAAAGTTGAAAAAAATGGATATAATCCAAATCAAAAGATATTTGTGACCTCAAGTATTTCTTCGGAAACTATTGTTCCATTAGATATTGAAACAATAGATGAATTAATTGTTGAAGATAATGGGCTTTTAAAAATTAAAATAGGAATTATATATTTTGATTTAGATAAGTTTTTTATCCGTGATGATTCTGCTAGCGAATTAAACAAAATTGTAGTGTTAATGACTAAGTATCCTAAAATGGTTATTAATATTGAATCTCATACAGATTCTCGTTCTAAAGATGATTATAACTTAGAATTATCAAACAATAGAGCTCAAGCAACCAAAAACTATATAATATCAAAAGGTATTTCGGCAAACCGAATTAACAATGCTACAGGTTTTGGAGAAACTCAGTTAATTAATAAATGTAGTAATGGTGTTTCTTGTACTGAAGCTCAGCATCAACTTAATAGAAGATCAGAATTTATAATACTAAAGATTTAA
- a CDS encoding type IX secretion system membrane protein PorP/SprF: protein MKLNLKTIIGVCLLALGSNAFAQQDPQFTQYMYNTLSVNSAYAGTRGHVAITAIHRSQWAGLEGAPETQTLSFDSPIGRNLGLGISIVQDKLGPSKETYFDANLSYSIKTSKTHRLSLGLKGGLRLLNIDWSRGNHQASGDILFQENINRTLPTLGAGLYYYSEKSYLGFSIPNFFADQHYDDIQGGVATERLHMFFIGGLVRNISDNIKFKPAFLLKSVSGAPLILDLSANFMFNEKFRLGASYRWDDSVSGLIGLQVSPKLLLGYSYDYTTTELQRVNSGTHEFMLRFELISKERKLKSPRFF from the coding sequence ATGAAATTAAATTTAAAAACAATAATAGGAGTGTGTTTGCTAGCTTTAGGAAGCAATGCTTTTGCACAACAAGATCCTCAGTTTACCCAGTATATGTACAATACATTGTCGGTAAATTCTGCTTACGCGGGTACAAGAGGTCATGTTGCAATTACAGCAATTCATAGATCTCAATGGGCAGGTTTAGAAGGAGCACCAGAAACACAAACATTAAGTTTTGATTCTCCGATAGGTAGAAATTTAGGTTTAGGTATTTCTATTGTTCAAGATAAGCTAGGACCATCAAAGGAAACTTATTTTGATGCTAATCTTTCATATTCAATAAAAACTTCTAAAACTCATAGGTTATCATTAGGGCTTAAAGGAGGATTAAGGTTATTGAATATTGATTGGTCTAGAGGAAATCATCAAGCAAGTGGAGATATTCTTTTTCAGGAAAATATCAATAGAACACTTCCAACTTTAGGTGCAGGATTGTATTATTATAGTGAAAAGAGTTATTTAGGTTTTTCTATTCCCAATTTTTTCGCAGATCAACATTATGACGATATTCAAGGTGGAGTTGCAACAGAACGTTTACATATGTTTTTTATCGGTGGATTGGTTAGAAATATAAGTGATAATATAAAATTTAAACCAGCATTTTTATTAAAAAGTGTTTCGGGTGCTCCGTTAATTTTAGACTTATCAGCAAACTTTATGTTTAATGAAAAGTTTAGATTGGGTGCAAGTTATAGATGGGACGATTCTGTAAGTGGTTTAATTGGTCTACAAGTTTCTCCTAAATTATTGTTAGGGTATTCTTATGATTATACAACAACAGAGTTGCAAAGAGTAAATTCTGGAACGCATGAATTTATGCTTCGTTTTGAGCTTATATCTAAAGAAAGAAAATTAAAATCACCTCGATTCTTTTAA